One genomic window of Acidobacteriota bacterium includes the following:
- a CDS encoding glycosyltransferase family 4 protein, translating into MRIAYFSPLSPIKSGVSHYSEELLPLLQEEFDIDLIIDDYQPTNKEITSRFETINYLRYDWLLKERGYDMNIYQLGNNPYHVYIYNTLKKYPGIVVLHEGMLHHMIRALTIPFFDEASYYRELKENHGEEGEKVAKLVLSGLGSNLFYFLYPCFRRAVELSLGVIVHNRYLKDLVERECPDVPVSFVPMGIKPSEKRDGRKLKEALGLSDSYIISSFGLFSEMKGARTILNIFAHFHSLYPNSYFFIVGEVSNELPLDSMLAERGISDKVRTTGFVEKETYEDIIAITDVALNLRYPTGGETSASLLRLMSAGKPVITSNLGQFRELPDDTVIKIDPGKYEEMELFYTLELLYWRPDLRQAYGERAREYIIKNHPLEKEVEGYISFIKELKDKSKRELAKAQRRVARERAKFAKKLYHERLSQLADFKNINHPYPEIIKRAISELGIGGRGKEE; encoded by the coding sequence TTGCGGATCGCCTACTTCTCTCCGTTAAGCCCGATAAAAAGCGGTGTCTCCCACTACTCGGAGGAATTACTCCCCCTCCTTCAGGAGGAGTTCGATATCGACCTCATCATCGACGATTACCAACCGACCAATAAAGAGATAACCTCCCGCTTTGAGACGATAAACTACCTCCGCTACGACTGGCTCTTAAAGGAGCGGGGCTACGATATGAACATCTATCAACTGGGAAACAACCCCTACCATGTCTATATCTACAATACCTTAAAGAAATACCCGGGCATCGTGGTGCTCCACGAGGGAATGCTCCATCATATGATCCGAGCGCTCACCATCCCCTTCTTCGACGAGGCGAGCTACTATCGGGAACTTAAGGAGAACCATGGCGAGGAAGGGGAGAAGGTGGCAAAGCTCGTTCTTTCCGGGCTCGGGAGCAATCTTTTTTATTTCCTTTATCCCTGCTTCCGCCGGGCGGTTGAGCTCTCGCTCGGAGTAATCGTCCACAACCGGTATCTCAAGGATCTGGTAGAACGGGAATGCCCCGATGTGCCGGTCTCATTCGTCCCTATGGGGATAAAGCCCTCGGAGAAGAGGGATGGAAGAAAGCTCAAGGAGGCGCTTGGGCTTTCAGATAGCTACATCATCTCAAGTTTTGGGCTCTTTTCCGAGATGAAAGGGGCACGCACCATACTGAACATATTCGCCCATTTCCACTCCCTCTACCCCAACTCCTACTTCTTCATCGTGGGCGAGGTATCGAACGAACTCCCTTTAGATTCGATGCTCGCCGAGCGAGGGATATCGGACAAGGTGAGAACCACTGGGTTTGTGGAGAAAGAAACCTATGAGGACATAATAGCGATAACCGATGTCGCCCTAAACCTGCGCTATCCTACCGGTGGTGAGACCTCGGCAAGCCTGCTCCGGCTTATGTCCGCAGGGAAGCCGGTCATAACCTCGAACCTGGGCCAATTCAGGGAACTCCCCGATGATACCGTTATCAAGATAGATCCGGGAAAATACGAGGAAATGGAGCTCTTCTACACCCTCGAGCTCCTCTATTGGCGACCTGATCTCCGCCAGGCCTATGGGGAGCGAGCGAGGGAGTACATCATAAAAAACCACCCTTTGGAAAAAGAAGTGGAAGGATACATCTCCTTTATCAAGGAACTTAAAGATAAAAGCAAGCGAGAGCTCGCCAAAGCGCAGAGGAGGGTTGCCAGGGAAAGGGCAAAATTCGCCAAAAAGCTCTATCATGAGCGTTTATCGCAACTCGCCGACTTCAAAAATATAAACCACCCCTACCCCGAAATAATAAAGAGGGCGATCTCGGAACTCGGGATCGGCGGAAGAGGAAAGGAGGAATGA